In Firmicutes bacterium ASF500, a single genomic region encodes these proteins:
- the murC gene encoding UDP-N-acetylmuramate--L-alanine ligase, which translates to MEHKIEDYIRPGAKAHLVGVGGVSMAPLAEVLKGRGVNVTGSDMKESGTADHLRSLGIPVTIGHLPQSVEGADCVIRTAAVHDDNPEIAAALKAGIPVFERAHAWGAIMRHYKNALCVAGTHGKTTTTSMCTHILLAAGRDPSVMLGGTLPILGAGHRVGRGDTIIAESCEYCNSFLSFAPTVAVILNVEEDHLDFFKDLEDIEQSFRKFAELTPAPGGHVVANWDNANVRKTLEDIQRPLFTFSMTDRQANCRAENLTWERGLPTFDIVVNGERYARVSLRVGGTHNVSNALAAASAAYVLGAPGEAVERGLDTFTGAGRRFEKKGVYNGADVYDDYAHHPDELRALLTMAGTLGYQRVVCAFQPHTYTRTAALFDGFVDALKLAGLTVLAPIYAARETDTLGMSSQRLAQEIPGAVCLDSLEETGRYLAKIARPGDLILTVGAGDIYLAGEIMLEKN; encoded by the coding sequence TTGGAGCATAAAATTGAAGATTATATCCGGCCAGGGGCGAAAGCCCATCTGGTGGGCGTCGGCGGTGTGTCGATGGCCCCGCTGGCCGAGGTTTTAAAGGGCCGGGGAGTAAATGTCACCGGCTCGGATATGAAGGAGAGCGGGACGGCGGACCACCTCCGGTCCCTGGGCATCCCGGTGACCATCGGCCATCTGCCCCAGAGCGTGGAGGGGGCGGACTGCGTCATCCGCACCGCCGCCGTCCACGACGACAACCCGGAGATCGCCGCCGCCTTGAAGGCCGGTATCCCCGTCTTTGAGCGGGCTCATGCCTGGGGAGCCATTATGCGGCACTATAAAAATGCTCTGTGTGTGGCGGGCACCCACGGCAAGACCACCACGACCTCCATGTGTACCCACATCCTCCTGGCCGCAGGCCGGGACCCCTCGGTGATGCTAGGGGGCACCCTCCCCATTCTGGGGGCGGGCCACCGGGTGGGACGGGGAGATACCATCATCGCCGAGTCCTGCGAGTACTGCAACTCCTTCCTGTCCTTCGCCCCCACAGTGGCGGTAATTCTCAACGTGGAGGAGGACCACCTGGACTTCTTCAAGGACCTGGAGGACATTGAACAATCCTTCCGGAAATTTGCGGAGCTGACGCCCGCCCCCGGCGGGCATGTGGTGGCCAACTGGGACAACGCCAATGTGAGAAAAACCCTGGAGGACATCCAAAGGCCCCTCTTCACCTTCAGCATGACGGACCGCCAGGCCAACTGCCGCGCGGAAAACCTCACCTGGGAGCGGGGACTGCCCACCTTTGACATTGTGGTCAATGGGGAGCGGTACGCCCGCGTGTCCCTGCGGGTGGGAGGGACCCACAACGTGTCCAACGCCCTGGCCGCCGCCTCCGCCGCCTATGTGCTGGGCGCGCCGGGGGAGGCGGTGGAGCGGGGGCTGGACACCTTCACCGGGGCCGGACGCCGCTTTGAGAAGAAGGGCGTGTACAACGGGGCCGATGTCTATGACGACTACGCCCACCACCCCGACGAGCTGAGGGCTCTGCTCACCATGGCGGGGACCTTGGGCTATCAGCGGGTGGTGTGCGCCTTTCAGCCCCACACCTACACCCGCACCGCCGCCCTCTTTGACGGCTTTGTGGACGCCCTAAAGCTGGCCGGACTGACCGTGCTGGCCCCCATCTACGCCGCCCGGGAGACCGACACCCTGGGCATGTCCTCCCAGAGGCTGGCCCAAGAAATCCCCGGGGCGGTGTGCCTGGACAGCCTGGAGGAGACGGGGCGGTACCTGGCAAAAATCGCCCGGCCCGGCGACCTGATTCTCACAGTGGGCGCGGGGGACATCTATCTGGCCGGGGAGATTATGCTGGAGAAGAATTAA
- the rsmI gene encoding Ribosomal RNA small subunit methyltransferase I — translation MAGTLYLVPTPIGNLGDVSRRMADTLSQADFVAAEDTRVSVKLLNHLGLKKPMVTYHRHNTDSGGRAVIDRLLAGESCALVTDAGTPAISDPGEELVAQCAALSIPVCPIPGPCALVTALAVSGQPTGRFTFEGFLAMNKKNRRAHLDSLRGEERTMIFYEAPHKLTATLQDLAEAFGPDRPISLCRELTKLHEEVRRTTLGEAATWYQENAPKGEFVLVVRGAEPVQAQEATLEDGLAMVDRLREEGLSLRDAVKRSAKELGLARNQLYDLAVGE, via the coding sequence TTGGCTGGGACCCTGTATCTTGTCCCCACCCCCATCGGCAACCTGGGGGATGTCTCCCGGCGGATGGCGGACACCTTGAGTCAGGCGGACTTTGTGGCCGCTGAGGACACCAGGGTGTCTGTCAAGCTGCTCAATCATCTGGGGCTGAAAAAGCCCATGGTGACCTATCACCGCCACAACACGGACAGCGGAGGCCGGGCGGTGATCGACCGCCTCCTGGCCGGGGAGAGCTGCGCCCTGGTCACCGACGCGGGCACCCCCGCCATCTCCGACCCCGGGGAGGAGCTGGTAGCCCAGTGCGCCGCCCTGTCCATTCCAGTGTGCCCCATCCCCGGGCCCTGCGCCCTGGTCACCGCCCTGGCCGTCTCCGGCCAGCCCACCGGGCGCTTTACCTTCGAGGGCTTTTTGGCCATGAACAAGAAAAACCGCCGGGCCCACCTGGATTCCCTCCGGGGGGAGGAGCGGACCATGATCTTTTACGAGGCCCCCCACAAGCTGACCGCCACCCTCCAGGACCTGGCGGAGGCCTTCGGGCCGGACCGGCCGATCTCCCTGTGCCGGGAGCTGACCAAGCTCCATGAGGAGGTCCGGCGCACCACCCTGGGGGAGGCCGCCACCTGGTATCAGGAAAACGCGCCCAAGGGGGAGTTCGTCCTGGTGGTCCGGGGCGCGGAGCCCGTCCAGGCCCAGGAGGCCACCCTGGAGGACGGACTGGCGATGGTAGATAGGCTCCGTGAGGAGGGCCTGTCCCTCCGGGACGCGGTAAAGCGGTCCGCCAAGGAGCTGGGGTTGGCGAGAAATCAGCTGTACGATTTGGCTGTGGGGGAATAG
- the yfiC gene encoding tRNA1(Val) (adenine(37)-N6)-methyltransferase yields MTNVRREQLGPYTLSWPEGVFPLGGDALSLGNFATLRPGWRVCDLGTGSGALLLLLARREAGLSLTGVEIDPLSARTARDNLAANGLTGEILQCDLRAAPLPAGGFDLIAANPPYFPVGSGKSGGPARSEELCTLEELCAAAGRLVRNRGRFALCHRPERLVDVLSALRAHGLEPKRLKTVSHGPEHPPALILVEAVRQGRPGLTMERPAFFQA; encoded by the coding sequence TTGACCAATGTGAGACGGGAACAGTTGGGACCCTACACCCTGTCCTGGCCCGAGGGGGTGTTCCCTCTGGGGGGCGACGCCCTTTCCCTGGGAAATTTCGCCACCCTTCGCCCGGGTTGGCGGGTGTGCGACCTGGGGACGGGGAGCGGGGCCCTGCTTCTGCTGCTGGCCCGGCGGGAGGCGGGGCTGTCCCTCACCGGGGTGGAGATCGACCCGCTGTCCGCCCGGACCGCCCGGGACAACCTTGCGGCCAACGGCCTGACGGGGGAAATTCTCCAGTGCGACCTGCGCGCCGCCCCCCTCCCCGCCGGAGGCTTCGACTTGATCGCGGCCAATCCGCCCTATTTTCCCGTGGGCAGCGGCAAGAGCGGCGGGCCCGCCCGGAGCGAGGAGCTGTGCACCCTGGAGGAGCTGTGCGCCGCCGCAGGGCGGCTGGTCCGGAACAGGGGCCGCTTCGCCTTGTGCCACAGGCCGGAGCGGCTGGTGGACGTGCTGTCCGCCCTCCGGGCCCACGGGCTGGAGCCCAAGCGGCTGAAAACGGTCTCCCACGGGCCGGAGCATCCCCCCGCCCTCATTTTGGTGGAGGCCGTCCGTCAGGGCAGGCCGGGATTGACCATGGAGCGGCCCGCGTTTTTTCAGGCGTAA
- the fprA gene encoding Nitric oxide reductase, giving the protein MYNYRKVTDDLYWVGADEHRLALFENIHPLYHGVSYNAYVLLDEKTVLFDTADWAVGRQFITNVKAVLDGRPLDYLVINHVEPDHAASIEEILLRWPKVKIITTPKAVTLLNQFGFGLDPSAIEEVAEGDTKCFGKHTVAFVYAPMVHWPEAMVTFDTTNGVLFSADAFGSFRSLDGKLFADEFDFDREWIDDARRYYTNIVGKYGPQVVALLNKAASVVGLENIKFLCPLHGPVWRKDLGYIIDKYTHWATYEPEEKGVMIVYASMYGNTEAAAEVLAAKLTARGITNTRLYDVSSTHVSYLISDLFKYSHLVLASVTYNLGIFPPMHNFLMDMKALNLQKRTVAIMGSGSWAPRSGALMKEEIESLKNMTVLDEEMTVTSSLKADNESEIDALADAIAASLNK; this is encoded by the coding sequence ATGTATAATTACCGCAAGGTCACCGACGACCTGTACTGGGTAGGCGCGGACGAGCACCGGCTGGCCCTGTTTGAGAACATCCACCCCCTGTACCACGGCGTATCCTACAACGCCTACGTCCTGCTGGACGAGAAGACCGTCCTCTTCGACACCGCCGACTGGGCGGTGGGCCGACAGTTCATCACCAACGTGAAGGCCGTTCTGGATGGCCGCCCCCTGGACTACCTGGTCATTAACCACGTGGAGCCCGACCACGCCGCCTCCATTGAGGAAATTCTCCTGCGCTGGCCCAAGGTGAAGATCATCACCACCCCCAAGGCGGTCACCCTTCTCAATCAGTTCGGCTTCGGCCTGGACCCCAGCGCCATTGAGGAGGTGGCCGAGGGGGACACCAAGTGCTTCGGCAAGCACACCGTGGCCTTTGTCTACGCCCCCATGGTCCACTGGCCCGAGGCCATGGTCACCTTCGACACAACCAACGGCGTCCTCTTCTCCGCCGACGCCTTCGGCTCCTTCCGCTCCCTGGACGGCAAGCTCTTCGCCGACGAGTTCGACTTTGACCGGGAGTGGATCGATGACGCCCGCCGGTACTACACCAACATCGTGGGCAAGTACGGCCCCCAGGTGGTGGCCCTGCTGAACAAGGCGGCCTCCGTTGTGGGCCTGGAGAACATCAAGTTCCTGTGCCCCCTCCACGGTCCGGTGTGGCGCAAGGACCTGGGCTATATCATCGACAAGTACACCCACTGGGCCACCTACGAGCCGGAGGAGAAGGGTGTGATGATCGTCTATGCCTCCATGTACGGCAACACCGAGGCCGCCGCCGAGGTGCTGGCCGCCAAGCTCACCGCCCGGGGCATCACCAATACCCGGCTGTATGACGTGTCCTCCACCCACGTCAGCTACCTCATCTCCGACCTGTTCAAGTACAGCCACCTGGTGCTGGCCTCCGTCACCTACAACCTGGGCATCTTCCCGCCCATGCACAACTTCCTGATGGACATGAAGGCCTTGAACCTCCAGAAGCGGACGGTGGCTATCATGGGCAGCGGCTCCTGGGCTCCCCGCTCCGGCGCGCTGATGAAGGAGGAGATCGAGTCCCTGAAGAACATGACCGTCCTGGACGAGGAGATGACAGTCACCTCCTCCCTCAAGGCGGACAACGAGTCTGAGATCGACGCCCTGGCCGACGCCATCGCCGCCAGTCTCAACAAATAA
- the caiA gene encoding Crotonobetainyl-CoA reductase, which translates to MLYQTTQEHEELRAKVREFAEAEIKPIAFMLDKNNEFPTEAVKKMGELGLMGLPYEKEYGGAGADALSYAIAVEELARVDGGAGVILSAHTSLGTYPIYAFGNEEQKKKYLPDLCSGRKLGAFGLTEPNAGSDAGGTETTAEDMGDHYLLNGEKIFITNGGEASTYVVFAVTTPGIGTRGISAFIVEKGWEGFTFEEHYDKMGIRSSATCQLNFNNVKIPKENLLGKEGQGFKIAMSTLDGGRIGIAAQALGIAQGAYEAAVEYSKERVQFGKPICQQQNIAFKIADMATKLRCARFLVYSAAELKQAHVPYGMESAMAKQYASDIALEVTNDALQIFGGSGYLKGMEVERFYRDAKITTIYEGTNEIQRVVIASHILGKAAKEAPSAAAAGPRGPETGARKRLILKDGTAQEKVETLVANLKKDGHDFTVGIPMDTPITQAERVVSAGQGIGEKKNMKLIEALAKAAGAAVGSSRPVAETLKYVPINRYVGMSGQKFKGNLYIACGISGAIQHLKGIKDASCIVAINTNPNAKIFKNCDYGIVGDVLEILPLLTKALDTGEKLPAPPMTKMKRMAPKKVYQPRKLYICNGCGHEYDPMQGDPENEVKPGTAFKDLPEGWTCPHCGEAVDQFIEIEA; encoded by the coding sequence ATGCTGTACCAAACCACACAGGAGCATGAAGAGCTTCGGGCAAAGGTAAGGGAGTTCGCCGAGGCCGAAATCAAGCCCATCGCCTTCATGCTGGACAAGAACAACGAGTTTCCCACCGAGGCCGTGAAGAAGATGGGGGAGCTGGGCCTGATGGGCCTGCCCTACGAGAAGGAGTACGGCGGGGCCGGGGCCGACGCCCTGAGCTACGCCATCGCTGTGGAGGAGCTGGCCCGGGTAGACGGCGGCGCGGGAGTCATCCTCTCCGCCCATACCTCCCTGGGGACCTACCCCATCTACGCCTTCGGCAATGAGGAGCAGAAGAAAAAGTATCTGCCCGACCTGTGCTCCGGCAGGAAGCTGGGGGCCTTCGGCCTCACCGAGCCCAACGCCGGTTCCGACGCCGGCGGCACCGAGACCACCGCCGAGGACATGGGAGACCACTACCTCCTGAACGGTGAGAAAATTTTCATCACCAACGGCGGCGAGGCCAGCACCTATGTGGTGTTCGCCGTCACCACCCCCGGCATCGGCACCCGGGGTATCTCCGCCTTTATTGTGGAAAAGGGCTGGGAGGGCTTCACCTTTGAGGAGCACTATGACAAAATGGGCATCCGCTCCTCCGCCACCTGCCAGCTGAACTTCAACAACGTGAAGATTCCCAAGGAGAACCTGCTGGGCAAGGAGGGCCAGGGCTTCAAGATCGCCATGTCCACCCTGGACGGCGGACGCATCGGCATCGCCGCTCAGGCTCTGGGCATCGCCCAGGGGGCCTACGAGGCCGCCGTGGAGTACTCCAAGGAGCGGGTCCAGTTCGGCAAGCCCATCTGCCAGCAGCAGAATATCGCCTTTAAGATCGCCGACATGGCCACCAAGCTGCGCTGCGCCCGGTTCCTGGTCTACTCCGCCGCTGAGCTGAAGCAGGCCCATGTCCCCTATGGCATGGAGTCCGCTATGGCAAAGCAGTACGCCTCCGACATCGCCCTGGAGGTCACCAACGACGCCCTTCAGATTTTCGGCGGCTCCGGCTACCTCAAGGGCATGGAGGTAGAGCGGTTCTACCGTGACGCCAAGATCACCACCATCTACGAGGGCACCAACGAGATTCAGCGGGTGGTCATCGCCTCCCACATTCTGGGCAAGGCGGCCAAGGAGGCCCCCTCTGCCGCCGCGGCCGGGCCCCGGGGCCCCGAGACGGGCGCCCGGAAGCGACTCATCCTCAAGGACGGCACCGCCCAGGAGAAGGTGGAGACCCTGGTCGCCAACCTGAAAAAGGACGGCCACGACTTCACCGTGGGCATCCCCATGGACACCCCCATCACTCAGGCTGAGCGGGTCGTCTCCGCCGGGCAGGGTATCGGCGAAAAGAAGAATATGAAGCTCATCGAAGCTCTGGCAAAGGCCGCCGGTGCGGCTGTGGGCTCCAGCCGTCCCGTGGCTGAGACGCTGAAATATGTGCCCATCAACCGGTATGTGGGTATGTCCGGCCAGAAATTCAAGGGAAATCTGTATATCGCCTGCGGCATCTCCGGAGCCATCCAGCACCTGAAGGGCATCAAGGACGCCTCCTGCATCGTGGCCATCAACACAAACCCCAACGCCAAGATTTTTAAGAACTGCGACTACGGCATTGTGGGCGACGTGCTGGAGATTCTGCCCCTGCTCACCAAGGCCCTGGACACCGGCGAGAAGCTGCCCGCCCCGCCCATGACCAAGATGAAGCGCATGGCCCCCAAGAAGGTCTATCAGCCCCGGAAGCTGTATATCTGCAACGGCTGCGGCCACGAGTACGACCCCATGCAGGGCGACCCGGAGAACGAAGTCAAGCCCGGCACCGCCTTCAAGGACCTGCCCGAGGGCTGGACCTGCCCCCACTGCGGCGAGGCCGTGGACCAGTTTATCGAGATCGAGGCGTAA
- the rsxB_1 gene encoding Ion-translocating oxidoreductase complex subunit B, with translation MENNRKPRPKAWVDRSLCVACGCCVKVCPLTAISVLRGLWAQVDGGRCVGCGRCVKECPASVIELKEAGT, from the coding sequence ATGGAAAACAACCGGAAGCCCCGCCCCAAGGCGTGGGTAGACCGCTCCCTGTGCGTGGCCTGCGGCTGCTGTGTCAAGGTGTGCCCGCTGACGGCCATCAGCGTGTTGCGCGGCCTCTGGGCCCAGGTGGACGGCGGCAGGTGCGTCGGCTGCGGCAGGTGCGTGAAGGAATGCCCCGCCTCGGTCATTGAGCTGAAGGAGGCGGGGACATGA
- the tcyA gene encoding L-cystine-binding protein TcyA, with the protein MKNKIFPALMAGVLTLTVLTACGGGQAPQSEEKGSDLLAAIQAKGEIVVAMEGTWAPWTYHDETGELVGYDVEVAQAVAEELGVKVSFAESGWDSLLAGLESGRYDIIVNGVEIDEARQEKFDFSVPYAYNRTAVIVRRDNEEIQSMEDLEGKRTANTISSTYAAVAQKYGAEVTGVDDLNQTFELLTSGRIDATLNADVSYHDYMRAHPEADIKIACLDPDPTQVAIPMRKGEESAALREAIDKALTQLSEDGTLTELSTKYFGVDISQK; encoded by the coding sequence ATGAAAAACAAAATTTTTCCGGCCCTGATGGCCGGCGTCCTGACTTTGACCGTCCTGACCGCCTGCGGCGGGGGGCAGGCCCCCCAGTCCGAGGAGAAGGGGAGCGACCTGCTGGCCGCAATCCAGGCCAAGGGGGAAATCGTGGTGGCGATGGAGGGCACTTGGGCCCCCTGGACCTATCACGACGAGACCGGCGAGCTGGTGGGCTACGACGTGGAGGTAGCCCAGGCGGTGGCGGAGGAGCTGGGGGTGAAGGTCTCCTTCGCCGAGAGCGGCTGGGACAGCCTGCTGGCCGGATTGGAGTCGGGCCGATATGACATCATCGTCAACGGCGTGGAGATCGACGAGGCCCGCCAGGAGAAGTTTGACTTCTCCGTCCCCTACGCCTACAACCGCACCGCCGTCATTGTCCGGAGGGACAATGAGGAGATCCAGTCCATGGAGGACCTGGAGGGCAAGCGGACCGCCAACACAATCTCCAGCACCTACGCCGCCGTAGCCCAGAAATACGGTGCCGAGGTCACCGGCGTGGACGACCTGAATCAGACCTTCGAGCTGCTCACCAGCGGCCGCATCGACGCCACCCTCAACGCTGACGTGAGCTATCACGACTACATGCGGGCCCACCCGGAGGCGGATATCAAAATCGCCTGCCTGGATCCGGACCCCACCCAGGTGGCTATCCCTATGCGCAAGGGGGAGGAGAGCGCCGCCCTCCGGGAGGCCATCGACAAGGCCCTCACCCAGCTGTCGGAGGACGGAACCCTCACGGAGCTGTCCACGAAATACTTCGGCGTGGATATTTCCCAAAAGTAA
- the tcyB gene encoding L-cystine transport system permease protein TcyB translates to MLDSRLIDIFVNSFPKILIPGLTATVPLTAISFSLAMVIAVAVALVQYAQVPVLRQLCRFYIWVIRGTPLLVQLFLVFYGLAKVGLVLAPFPAAVLVFSINEGAYCAETVRGALESIPGGQLEAGRCLGLTWLQTVRSVILPQAMRGAFPALSNSLIAMIKDTSLVSNITMTEMFRATVQINASVYEPLLLYTEVALVYLLFSTVLTWLQRWGEKRLGAYAL, encoded by the coding sequence ATGCTGGACTCGCGGCTCATCGACATATTTGTAAATTCCTTCCCAAAGATTCTCATCCCAGGCCTGACGGCCACCGTCCCCCTCACCGCCATCTCCTTTTCTCTGGCGATGGTCATCGCGGTGGCGGTGGCTCTGGTCCAGTATGCCCAGGTCCCGGTGCTGAGGCAGCTGTGCCGGTTTTATATCTGGGTCATCCGGGGCACCCCGCTGCTGGTGCAGCTGTTTCTGGTGTTCTATGGCCTGGCCAAGGTGGGGCTGGTGCTGGCCCCCTTTCCCGCCGCCGTGCTGGTCTTCTCCATCAACGAGGGGGCCTACTGCGCCGAGACCGTCCGGGGGGCGCTGGAGTCCATCCCCGGCGGACAGCTGGAGGCGGGCCGGTGCCTGGGGCTGACCTGGCTCCAGACCGTCCGCTCCGTCATCCTGCCCCAGGCCATGCGGGGGGCCTTTCCCGCCCTGTCCAACTCCCTCATCGCCATGATTAAGGACACCTCCCTGGTGTCCAACATCACCATGACGGAGATGTTCCGGGCCACCGTACAGATCAACGCCAGCGTCTATGAGCCCCTGTTGCTGTACACCGAGGTGGCCCTGGTCTATCTGCTGTTTTCCACCGTTCTCACCTGGCTTCAGCGCTGGGGGGAGAAGCGGCTGGGGGCCTACGCCCTGTAG
- the glgX gene encoding Glycogen debranching enzyme has product MEKTVSAQEPVQIGLSRSIHLVPMDHVDGFDIRPGLYEINGATAIPGGVNFTVHSKGAETISLLLFHRKADEPYAVIPFPKNYRIGDVYSMIVFKLNIDEFEYAYRVEGPYDPAKGLLFDGSRYLLDPYAKAVTGQSQWGIKPPAGRQHYKARVVKDDFDWRGNHQPLLPMEDLIIYELHVRGFTKALSSGVAHPGTFAGLMEKLDYIQELGVNAIELMPIFEFDEMQDFRQVDGKTLFNYWGYSTVSFFAPNTSYTASTEYNREGNELKRLIQACHQRGIEVYLDVVFNHTAEGDERGPVFSFKGFDNNIYYLLTPDGRYYNFSGCGNTMNCNHPVVRQMILDCLRYWVTTYRVDGFRFDLASILGRSEDGSPMGAPPLLQSLAFDPILGDVKLIAEAWDAGGLYQVGTFPAWNRWAEWNGRYRDDLRRYLKGSEGCAQLAALRLMGSQDMYGSQGRTDASVNFITCHDGFTLWDLFCYNEKHNLANGWNNTDGANDNNSWNCGAEGESDDPEINALRRRMCRNAFALLMCSRGTPMFLAGDEFCNTQFGNNNAYCQDNMISWLDWDRLESNRDMFEFFQYMIRFRKEHRVVRARTGDGSCGFPDVSFHGVTPWRDRPFDSYDHYVGVMFSGWERDAGPQVVYVASNAWWEELSVTLPQLPASMSWHRAVDTWQAEQSEIPVSGLEISVRPRSVMVLVGK; this is encoded by the coding sequence ATGGAGAAAACCGTCAGCGCCCAGGAGCCCGTTCAGATCGGCCTGTCCCGCTCCATCCACCTGGTCCCCATGGACCATGTGGACGGGTTCGATATCCGCCCCGGCCTCTATGAGATTAACGGCGCCACCGCCATCCCCGGCGGCGTCAACTTCACCGTCCACTCCAAGGGCGCGGAGACCATCTCTCTGCTCCTCTTCCACAGGAAGGCGGACGAGCCCTACGCAGTGATTCCCTTCCCCAAAAACTACCGGATCGGCGATGTCTACTCTATGATCGTCTTCAAGCTGAACATCGACGAGTTTGAGTACGCCTACCGGGTGGAGGGCCCCTACGACCCCGCCAAGGGCCTGCTTTTCGACGGAAGCCGCTATCTGCTGGACCCCTACGCCAAGGCAGTCACCGGCCAGAGCCAGTGGGGCATCAAGCCCCCCGCGGGCCGTCAGCACTACAAGGCCCGGGTGGTCAAGGACGACTTCGATTGGCGGGGCAATCACCAGCCCCTCCTGCCCATGGAGGACCTGATTATCTACGAACTCCACGTCCGGGGCTTCACCAAGGCCCTCTCCTCCGGGGTCGCCCACCCCGGCACCTTCGCCGGACTGATGGAGAAGCTGGACTATATTCAGGAGCTGGGAGTCAACGCCATCGAGCTGATGCCCATCTTCGAGTTTGACGAGATGCAGGACTTCCGTCAGGTGGACGGCAAGACTCTGTTCAACTACTGGGGCTACAGCACGGTGAGCTTTTTCGCCCCCAACACCAGCTACACCGCCTCCACCGAGTACAACCGGGAGGGCAACGAGCTCAAGCGCCTTATTCAGGCCTGCCATCAGCGGGGAATCGAGGTCTATCTGGACGTGGTATTCAACCACACGGCGGAGGGGGACGAGCGGGGCCCGGTGTTCTCCTTCAAGGGCTTTGACAACAACATCTACTACCTCCTCACCCCCGACGGGCGCTACTATAACTTCTCCGGCTGCGGCAACACCATGAACTGCAACCACCCTGTGGTCCGTCAGATGATTTTGGACTGCCTGCGCTACTGGGTCACTACCTACCGCGTGGACGGCTTCCGGTTCGATCTGGCCTCCATCCTGGGCCGCAGTGAGGACGGCTCCCCCATGGGGGCCCCGCCCCTGCTCCAGTCCCTGGCCTTCGACCCCATTCTGGGGGACGTGAAGCTTATCGCCGAGGCCTGGGACGCCGGGGGGCTCTACCAGGTGGGTACCTTCCCCGCCTGGAACCGGTGGGCGGAGTGGAACGGCCGCTACCGGGACGACCTGCGCCGCTACCTCAAGGGCAGCGAGGGCTGCGCCCAGCTGGCCGCCCTGCGTCTGATGGGCTCTCAGGATATGTACGGCAGTCAGGGCCGCACCGACGCCTCGGTGAACTTCATCACCTGCCACGACGGCTTTACCCTCTGGGACCTGTTCTGCTACAACGAAAAGCACAACCTGGCCAACGGCTGGAACAACACCGACGGGGCCAACGACAACAACAGCTGGAACTGCGGCGCGGAGGGGGAGTCGGACGACCCGGAGATCAACGCCCTCCGCCGCCGGATGTGCCGCAACGCCTTCGCCCTGCTCATGTGCTCCCGGGGGACCCCCATGTTCCTGGCCGGGGACGAGTTCTGCAACACCCAGTTCGGCAACAACAACGCCTACTGTCAGGACAACATGATCTCCTGGCTGGACTGGGACCGGCTGGAGTCCAACCGGGATATGTTCGAGTTCTTTCAATATATGATCCGCTTCCGCAAGGAGCACCGGGTGGTCCGGGCCCGGACCGGCGACGGTTCCTGCGGCTTCCCCGACGTGAGCTTCCACGGCGTCACCCCCTGGCGGGACCGGCCCTTTGACAGCTACGACCACTATGTGGGCGTGATGTTCTCCGGCTGGGAGCGGGACGCCGGGCCCCAGGTGGTCTATGTGGCCTCCAACGCCTGGTGGGAGGAGCTGTCCGTCACCCTGCCCCAGCTGCCCGCCTCCATGAGCTGGCACCGGGCGGTGGACACCTGGCAGGCGGAGCAGTCCGAAATTCCTGTTTCCGGACTTGAAATCTCCGTCCGCCCCCGGAGCGTGATGGTGCTTGTGGGAAAATAG
- the btsR_1 gene encoding Transcriptional regulatory protein BtsR: MYRIAICEDEPLMAQENETMLCRILENRHFRRDIDFTVSSFSTAGPLLTALRNQPASFHLLLLDIRLAQENGVELANYLRESDIGCSVIYITAYTEYMQDAFSTYTLGYFLKPVDEKKLAKAIEWDLRKNYRPEQIALPVNGGLRKVMVQDILYAEAVNHKAAVYLPEEVISVNLSFRELLSHLQGDTFCRCHNSFVVNLKHVHKRTARGLLLNTGAELPISRAYQQETTKQFVAFIQ; encoded by the coding sequence ATGTACCGTATTGCGATATGCGAGGACGAGCCGCTGATGGCGCAAGAAAATGAAACTATGCTCTGCCGTATTCTGGAGAACCGCCATTTCCGGCGGGATATTGACTTTACCGTTTCCAGCTTTTCCACAGCGGGGCCGCTGTTGACCGCTCTGCGGAACCAGCCCGCGTCTTTTCATCTGCTTTTGTTGGATATTAGGCTGGCGCAGGAAAACGGCGTGGAGCTGGCCAACTATCTGCGGGAGTCCGATATTGGCTGTTCCGTCATCTATATCACCGCCTATACAGAATATATGCAGGACGCCTTTTCTACCTATACGCTGGGGTATTTTTTGAAGCCGGTGGACGAGAAAAAGCTGGCAAAGGCCATCGAATGGGATCTGCGGAAAAACTACCGCCCGGAGCAGATCGCGCTGCCCGTCAACGGCGGCTTACGCAAGGTAATGGTCCAGGATATTCTCTACGCGGAGGCGGTCAACCACAAAGCCGCCGTGTATCTGCCGGAAGAAGTTATATCTGTCAACCTGAGCTTTCGGGAGTTGCTCTCCCATTTGCAGGGGGACACGTTCTGCCGCTGTCACAACAGCTTTGTTGTTAATTTGAAACACGTCCATAAGCGAACCGCGCGGGGATTGCTTCTGAACACCGGAGCAGAACTTCCAATCAGCCGCGCCTATCAGCAGGAGACTACCAAACAATTCGTCGCTTTTATCCAATAG